The uncultured Fibrobacter sp. nucleotide sequence GCGAAGGTCTTCAGAGAGACCATGTCGGAAATGTCTTCACGGAGTCCGATGTACTGGGCCATGTCGATGGCGAACGGATCATCGGTGAAGTTGCCGGTCACGATAAAACGATCTGACATTTTGTTGCCTTGATTTAAGGGTTGAACCAATTGGGTTGGCACAAATATAGATAGAATCTAGAGCAGTTTCAACTTATAATAGTCTTCTAAAAGGGGTTTGCCTATTTTTCCTCATCCATCACACAGCGGACGGAAACAAGGGAATCATTTGAAATCCTGATATTGGAAGAATGAGTGGAAAAGGTGGTAATATATCCTTTCTCTTCGGCAAAAATTGTTTCGGTATAGAGGTTTCCGGCAGGAAGCGCTGAAAATCCGAATTCGTCGCTCGTTTCGATGGAATCCGGATAAAGCTTGTACCATGCATCCTTCGCAAAAAGACGGGACTCATAAGCTTTACCATCAATCTTGGTAAGCGTCATTACCGCATACCATTCCTCGCTGGTAGGGATATGCCATCCGGCCGGGCACACGTCTTCAGAGTGCACGAGTTCCCTAGTATAAAGACGACCGAACTTTTCGCAGGATGCGTCTTCGTCGTTGAAGCAGGTGCTTTGCCCATCGCCGGTATTGTAGTTCAGGTTCTGGGCCATCCATGTATCTTCGCCCATCATCACGGTCTTGTAAACCTGGCCGTCACGAGAATCTTCCATTGTTCCGTATTCTATTGTCGGATTCAAGTAGTCCCATGCCTTGGTACGCGTTTCCGTTTCTGCTACCATTTGGCTGGTTGTTCCGGTTTCTCCATCCTTGTTCCGCAGACAGCGTACATTGAACCCGAGAGGTATAAAGTAATCGTAACCGCCAATGATACTCCCCATGGCATCTTGGTCGATAGAGCGGTAGCCAAGCATATCTTCATAACCATCTGGCGAATTATACTCGTATGCCAGTACCAAGAACTCTTGCCGCGAGTATAAGTCCTGCTTGGGAGACGGTGCCAAGCCAAATCCGTAAGCGTCATGATAAGAAAATTCATCCCCCCATGCGCTATCCTTAAAAAGGAGCTTTATGCCTTTTTTCCCGCCTACTGCGCGGAAAAGACTTTTCCATTCTTCCAATGAAGGAACATGCCAGCCCGAAGGGCATACGCCCTGAATAGGCGTTTCGACATCGCAGAGCTTTTCGTATACGCAGTGGGTAGAACTGGTGTCGTAAACGGCGCCGAAGGAATAGAGACGGCCGTTCTCCTTGCAATTATCCTTTTGAATACAAAAGCTGTTGTGGGCGGCAAAATTCAGGTTTTCGGCCATCCATTCCTGGTTCCCGATGGTTATGGTTCTGTAGACCTTGCCGTCACGGGCATCTTCTAGCGTTCCATATACACAGTTGTTGACACCATTGTCATTACATGGTTTTGCCAAAGTGCTTCCCGGTTCGTCGCCTTGGTTGACGCTAGCTTCGTTAGGGGAGGATTCACTTGAATCGTTGCCGCAGGCAACAAAGACGAATGGAATTAGACAAAATAAAACTTTCAAAACAACGTTTTTCATGTTTGCAAATTTAAATAAAAAACCGACAAATCAAATTGCCGGTTTTGAAATTCTTCAATGCCTTATTCACTAAGGATTGATTTTATGTTATTGAATTAGAAATCGATAATCCTGTCGTTTTGCATCAACTGCTCAAAAGTCTGGCGTTCGCGCACGACCTTCAGTTCACCGTTGGTGTACATGGTCTCGGCGGCGTAGCGGCGGCTATTGTAGTTGCTGCTCATGGCAGCCCCGTAGGCGCCTGCGTCATGGAGAATCAGCAAGTCGCCGACTTTCGCCTTCGGGAGCTTGCGGGTCACCACAAAGCCACCTTCTTCCTGCGTGAACACGTCACCGGATTCGCAGAGCGGGCCTGCCACAACGGCGTCCACCGTTTCGTTCAGTTCGCGACCGTCGCGGGCGATGATGGAAATGCCGTGATAGCTGCCGTAGAAGCTCGGGCGAACGAGATCGGTAAAGCCAGCATCCACCAAGTAGAACAGGTTGTCGCCCTGCTTCTTGACGGCGCGGATTTCAGCCATCAGGTAACCGCTCTCGGCCACCAGGTAGCGACCCGGTTCCACTTCAAGGTGAACCTCGTGGCCAATGCTCTGCTGGATGCGCTTGCGGGCATCGTCCCACAGCTTGTAGTAGGCCTTCACGTCGATGCGGTTGCCCTTGTCTTCTTCGTGATACGGAATCGGGAGGCCGCCCCCTGCACTGATGGTGCGCAAATGAGAACCCAGGCGACGGCTAGCATCGACCATGGCGTCGCACACCTGAGCGAGGTGTTCAAAGTCCGTGCCGGAACCGATATGCATGTGGAGTCCTGTAATCCACATGCCGTTGGCCTGCGCGAGCTTGATGCAGTCCTTGATCTGTTCGTGCCAAATACCGTGCTTCGAAAGGTCGCCACCGGTGTTGGTCTTGCGGGAGTGTCCGTGGCCAAAGCCCGGGTTCACGCGGATAGTGAGTTCCGACTTCACGCCGAAATCGGCGAGCTGCTGGATCATGTCCGGCGAGCCCACGTTCACGGCGATGTTGTGTTCCTTGACGAGTTCAAGAGCGTCACGGTCGAAAATGTCTGCGGTGTAGACGATTTCGGGAGCCTTGCCCTTCTGAACTCCACCCTTGAAGCCGGCCTTGAGGGCGCGCACGATTTCGCCAGCCGAAACAGCATCGACCACGCAGCCGAGCTTACGGATGAGCGAAACCACGGAAAGGTTCGGACATGCCTTCTGGGCAAAACGAACGGTGTCAAATACCTGGACATCCTTCACGCACTTTTCAATCGTAGCGCGGTCATAAATCCAGAGGGGGGTGCCGTACTGTTCGGCTGCCTTCACAAAAACTTCTTGAGGAATAGAATAATTCATACGGGCGAAATGTAGAAAAAGGCAGAGGCCGCGCGAACACCCCATACACCCCAAATTAGCCAACATCGGGCTGCAATAAGCCCATGAGCGGCATGGTTTTACAAAAAATGAAAAGATAATGGACTTTTCGGGCCATTACATAGGGGAAATATGTGTTGTCACCCCAAAACGCCCGTTGACACCTTTTCGTAAGAAATATATATTCAGCGAGCATAAACTATAAAGAACAAACTTGTCACAAAAAATTGGAGCAACCTAATGAGACCCCAAAAAACCTCACCTTTCTCATGGACAGCACTATTGCTGCTCCTGACACTGCTAGCCACGGCCTCATCTTGGGGCGCGTCTATCGTTAATCTCGGCGGCTACAGCTTCACGTACGATAACGGTTACTACCTGATTCAAAACGCGACCGACCTGAACAATCTGGCCGCATACGTGAACGGCAAGGGATCGACATCAGGTAAGTCTTTCAAACAGACCACAAACATTACCTTGAGTGGCAATTTCACCCCCATTGGGTTTGAGCAAGGCTCTGCCAACAACACTATAAAGTTTGCCGGAAAATACTACGGCGGAAACTACAAAATCAGCGGTCTCACAATCAATGTGCAAGATCGAGCCTGGCCCGTCGGTCTCTTTGGTCAAGTTTCTAGTTCGGCCATAATCGAAGATGTCTATCTAGACGCTCCCAGCATTTCTGCAAACGGTTCCGCTGGTGGCATTGCCGGTATAAATGACGGTACGATTCAAGATTCCAAGATAATAGGAGGCTCCGTAAAGGGACTTTCTGTGGGTGGCGTCGCGGAAGCGAATACCGGCACCATTTCCTCGGTCAAGGTTGAAAATGTTACCGTAACATCTACTGCATCATCATCTTCATCATATACCACCTACGCCGGTGGCATCGTTGGACTCAACACAACTAATTCATCCGCCAAGATAACCAATTGCGAAGCCTATCTTGTTACAATTAAGGGCGCTCAGTACACTTCCTACACCGGAGGCATTGTCGGAAAAGCCACCGTTGGCACGGTTCAATACAACTTTTCCATTAGAAACAATGTAAGCGGCTATTCTAATTACGGTGCGATTGCCGGAATCGATCAGACAAGCGGAACATTCACCGGCAACTACTACAATTCTATGAAGTTCAACAATGTTGAGAAGACTAGCAATGTCGCTTTTGGTAGTAGTAGCAACAGTTTCAAAGATGTATCTGGAAAGGGCGAAGCCGTTTTTAGGGTGATACTCAATGTAAGCAATGTCACTACATCAGGACACGCCGTCATGTCGCATAACCCGGAAGGCTCTCAAGATAATGTACCATACGCAGCCGTCGGAGCTACAGTATACCTTAATTACACAAATCTTCCTTCAGGCTACACAGCCACTTATACCGTAAGCGGCGCAACAGTCACTTATTCGAGTGGCAAGGCCTATTTTACGATGCCAAGCAAAAACGTGACCGTTTCCAACGTAACAACGTCGCTTCCTAGTTACACCATTACCTACAAACTCAATGGCGGCACAAACCCTTCTAGTGCACCGACATCCTACACGCCAAACAGCGGAACCGTCGACCTTCCAACACCAACAAAAAGCTACTACTCTTTCGGAGGCTGGTACACAAATTCAAGCTTTAGCGGCAGTTCGGTCTCTTCTTTCAACGCAGCTTCCACAACAGGCAACAAGACCTACTACGCCAAGTGGACTCCAACAGCCTATTCCATTACCTATTACCTGAACAGTGGCACAAATCCCTCCAACGCGCCGACTTCGTACACCTATGAATCTTCTACAATCACACTCCCTACCCCAACCAGAACCGGCTATAACTTTGGCGGATGGTTCACAAATTCTAGTTTAACAGGCTCTTCAGTGAATTCGATTCCGGCAAATTCTTCCGGCAACAAATACTTTTATGCCAAGTGGAATCTAAACACCTATTATGTTAAATTCTACGCCAATGACGGCTCCAGCAACACGAAAACCCA carries:
- a CDS encoding FISUMP domain-containing protein produces the protein MKNVVLKVLFCLIPFVFVACGNDSSESSPNEASVNQGDEPGSTLAKPCNDNGVNNCVYGTLEDARDGKVYRTITIGNQEWMAENLNFAAHNSFCIQKDNCKENGRLYSFGAVYDTSSTHCVYEKLCDVETPIQGVCPSGWHVPSLEEWKSLFRAVGGKKGIKLLFKDSAWGDEFSYHDAYGFGLAPSPKQDLYSRQEFLVLAYEYNSPDGYEDMLGYRSIDQDAMGSIIGGYDYFIPLGFNVRCLRNKDGETGTTSQMVAETETRTKAWDYLNPTIEYGTMEDSRDGQVYKTVMMGEDTWMAQNLNYNTGDGQSTCFNDEDASCEKFGRLYTRELVHSEDVCPAGWHIPTSEEWYAVMTLTKIDGKAYESRLFAKDAWYKLYPDSIETSDEFGFSALPAGNLYTETIFAEEKGYITTFSTHSSNIRISNDSLVSVRCVMDEEK
- the lysA gene encoding diaminopimelate decarboxylase gives rise to the protein MNYSIPQEVFVKAAEQYGTPLWIYDRATIEKCVKDVQVFDTVRFAQKACPNLSVVSLIRKLGCVVDAVSAGEIVRALKAGFKGGVQKGKAPEIVYTADIFDRDALELVKEHNIAVNVGSPDMIQQLADFGVKSELTIRVNPGFGHGHSRKTNTGGDLSKHGIWHEQIKDCIKLAQANGMWITGLHMHIGSGTDFEHLAQVCDAMVDASRRLGSHLRTISAGGGLPIPYHEEDKGNRIDVKAYYKLWDDARKRIQQSIGHEVHLEVEPGRYLVAESGYLMAEIRAVKKQGDNLFYLVDAGFTDLVRPSFYGSYHGISIIARDGRELNETVDAVVAGPLCESGDVFTQEEGGFVVTRKLPKAKVGDLLILHDAGAYGAAMSSNYNSRRYAAETMYTNGELKVVRERQTFEQLMQNDRIIDF